One region of Hoeflea sp. 108 genomic DNA includes:
- a CDS encoding sulfite exporter TauE/SafE family protein — protein sequence MGIYLPIAEMSVNVFVLLAMGAAVGFLSGMFGVGGGFLITPLLIFYNIPPAIAVATGANQVIASSFSGALAHLKRGTLDFKLGTVLLIGGIAGSAAGGVVFALLRSIGQLDLFISLLYVVFLGTVGGLMLVESVNALRLTKGGVPPALKKSGQHNWIHRLPFKMRFRTSKLFVSVIPVLGIGAGIGFLSAIMGVGGGFIMVPALIYXLKVPTNIVVGTSLFQIVVVSAFTTLVHSTTNQTVDIILALVLMIGGVAGAQYGAKAGQKLRGEQLRALLALLVLAVALRLGFDLFVKPQNLYSLTAPSGGTL from the coding sequence GTGGGCATTTATCTCCCGATAGCTGAGATGTCGGTCAATGTGTTCGTGCTGCTGGCGATGGGCGCGGCGGTCGGCTTCCTGTCGGGCATGTTCGGGGTCGGCGGCGGCTTCCTGATCACCCCGCTGCTGATCTTCTACAACATCCCGCCCGCCATTGCGGTTGCCACCGGCGCCAACCAGGTCATCGCCTCGTCGTTTTCGGGCGCGCTCGCCCATCTCAAGCGCGGCACGCTCGACTTCAAGCTCGGCACGGTGCTGCTCATCGGCGGCATCGCCGGCTCCGCTGCCGGTGGCGTCGTCTTTGCGCTGCTGCGCTCCATCGGCCAGCTCGACCTGTTCATCTCGCTGCTCTACGTCGTCTTCCTGGGCACCGTCGGCGGCCTGATGCTGGTCGAAAGCGTCAATGCGCTGCGCCTGACCAAGGGCGGCGTGCCGCCGGCGCTGAAGAAGTCGGGCCAGCACAACTGGATCCACCGCCTGCCCTTCAAGATGCGCTTCCGCACCTCCAAGCTGTTCGTCTCGGTCATCCCGGTGCTCGGCATCGGCGCCGGCATCGGCTTCCTCTCCGCCATCATGGGCGTCGGCGGCGGCTTCATCATGGTGCCGGCGCTGATCTATNTGCTCAAGGTGCCGACCAACATCGTCGTCGGCACCTCGCTGTTCCAGATCGTCGTCGTCTCGGCTTTCACCACTTTGGTGCATTCGACCACCAACCAGACCGTCGACATCATCCTGGCGCTGGTCTTGATGATCGGCGGCGTGGCGGGTGCGCAATACGGCGCCAAGGCCGGCCAGAAGCTGCGCGGCGAACAGCTGCGCGCGCTCTTGGCGCTGCTGGTGCTGGCCGTTGCCCTGCGCCTCGGCTTCGACCTGTTCGTCAAGCCGCAGAACCTCTATTCGCTGACCGCCCCGAGCGGAGGCACGCTGTGA
- a CDS encoding MerR family DNA-binding transcriptional regulator: protein MKLVSVADAAANENNLTGEEFVRIGEMAKKYGVTLRTLRFYEDKGLLNPKREGATRLYTRRDRARLKLILLGRKVGFSLRDVKQMIDLYDPSGTNAKQLRLTIDKSEKQLGRLQKQRQLLDEAIDELSNHMSAVRQLLAERTAVQASAAG from the coding sequence ATGAAACTCGTATCGGTCGCCGATGCTGCGGCCAATGAAAACAATCTTACCGGCGAAGAATTTGTTCGCATCGGCGAGATGGCGAAGAAGTACGGCGTGACGCTGCGGACGCTACGTTTTTACGAAGACAAGGGGCTGCTGAACCCCAAGCGTGAAGGCGCCACCCGTCTCTACACACGCCGCGACCGCGCCCGCCTGAAGCTGATCCTGCTCGGCAGGAAGGTTGGCTTCTCGCTGCGCGACGTCAAGCAGATGATCGACCTCTATGATCCGAGCGGCACCAACGCCAAACAGCTGCGCCTGACCATCGACAAGTCGGAAAAGCAGCTCGGTCGCCTCCAGAAGCAGCGCCAGCTGCTCGACGAGGCGATCGACGAACTGAGCAATCACATGTCGGCCGTTCGCCAGTTGCTGGCCGAGCGCACCGCAGTGCAGGCAAGCGCTGCCGGCTGA
- a CDS encoding acyl-CoA dehydrogenase: MPIFRAPVEDTLFVLNDVLGYERHSNLAGFSDASADVLEAILAEGAKLAENVMHPLNRVGDMEGCIRNDDGSVTTPKGFKEAFDQYREGGWMGLAVPAEHGGQGLPYTVHSAVGEYMSSANMALMMYPGLTQGAMAAILVHGSEDQKATWLPKMVEGAWTGTMNLTEPHCGTDLGLLRSKAVPNGDGSYKISGQKIFISAGEHDMSDNIVHLVLARIEGAPEGVKGISLFIVPKFKLDASGNPGARNAVSCGSIEEKMGIHGNSTCVMNYDEAEGFLLGEANGGLKAMFTMMNEARLGVGLQGLAVSEIAYQNAVAYAKDRIQGRSLTGAKAPEKKADPIIVHPDIRRKLMTMKAFNEAGRALVLWTAINSDVAHRSEEGGERQAAEDHMGLMTPVVKGVLTDKGFEHAVMAQQVFGGHGYIEEHGMSQFVRDARIAMIYEGANGVQALDLVGRKLGLNGGRAVQAFFKDVGEFCEANRGDETMAPYTKGLKKGLNDLQAATMWLVQNGMTNPDNAGAASTDYMHLFGLVALGYMWGRMVKTAQEKLANGAGDQATFLENKLVTGRYFMERVMPETAAHLARISTGSATMMALPAEAF, from the coding sequence ATGCCGATATTCCGGGCCCCGGTCGAGGACACCCTATTTGTGCTGAACGACGTGCTCGGCTACGAGCGTCACAGCAACCTCGCCGGCTTTTCCGATGCCAGCGCCGATGTGCTGGAGGCGATTCTCGCCGAGGGCGCCAAGCTCGCCGAAAACGTCATGCACCCGCTGAACCGAGTCGGCGATATGGAAGGCTGCATCCGCAACGACGACGGCTCGGTGACCACGCCCAAGGGTTTTAAGGAAGCATTCGACCAGTATCGCGAAGGCGGCTGGATGGGCCTGGCGGTGCCGGCCGAGCATGGCGGCCAGGGTCTGCCTTACACCGTGCATTCGGCGGTCGGCGAATACATGTCGTCGGCCAACATGGCGCTGATGATGTATCCCGGGCTGACCCAGGGCGCGATGGCTGCGATCCTCGTGCACGGCTCGGAAGACCAGAAGGCGACCTGGTTGCCCAAGATGGTCGAGGGCGCCTGGACCGGCACCATGAACCTGACCGAGCCGCATTGCGGCACCGATCTCGGCCTGCTGCGCTCCAAGGCCGTGCCGAACGGCGATGGTTCCTACAAGATTTCGGGCCAGAAGATTTTCATCTCGGCTGGCGAGCACGACATGTCGGATAACATCGTCCATCTGGTGCTGGCCCGTATAGAGGGCGCGCCGGAGGGCGTGAAGGGCATCTCGCTTTTCATCGTGCCCAAGTTCAAGCTCGACGCTTCGGGCAATCCCGGCGCGCGCAACGCGGTGTCGTGCGGTTCCATCGAGGAGAAGATGGGCATCCATGGCAATTCGACCTGCGTCATGAATTATGACGAGGCCGAGGGCTTCCTGCTCGGCGAGGCCAATGGCGGCCTGAAGGCGATGTTCACGATGATGAACGAGGCCCGCCTCGGCGTCGGCCTCCAAGGTCTGGCAGTCTCGGAGATTGCCTACCAGAATGCCGTTGCCTACGCCAAGGACCGCATCCAGGGCCGCTCGCTGACGGGTGCCAAGGCGCCCGAGAAAAAGGCCGACCCGATCATCGTCCACCCCGACATCCGCCGCAAGCTGATGACCATGAAGGCCTTTAACGAGGCTGGCCGCGCGCTGGTTCTGTGGACCGCGATCAACTCTGACGTCGCCCACCGCTCCGAAGAGGGCGGTGAACGCCAGGCGGCGGAGGATCACATGGGCCTCATGACGCCTGTGGTGAAGGGCGTCTTGACCGACAAGGGCTTCGAGCATGCCGTGATGGCTCAGCAGGTCTTCGGCGGCCACGGCTACATCGAAGAGCACGGCATGAGCCAGTTCGTGCGCGATGCCCGCATCGCCATGATCTATGAAGGCGCCAACGGCGTGCAGGCGCTCGACCTCGTCGGCCGCAAGCTCGGCCTCAATGGCGGCCGCGCCGTGCAGGCCTTCTTCAAGGATGTCGGCGAGTTCTGCGAAGCCAATCGCGGCGACGAAACCATGGCGCCCTACACCAAGGGTCTGAAGAAGGGTCTGAACGACCTGCAGGCTGCGACCATGTGGCTGGTGCAGAACGGCATGACCAATCCGGACAATGCGGGTGCGGCCTCGACCGACTACATGCATCTCTTCGGCCTTGTGGCGCTCGGCTACATGTGGGGCCGGATGGTGAAGACGGCGCAGGAAAAGTTGGCCAATGGCGCGGGCGACCAGGCGACGTTCCTGGAGAACAAGCTGGTGACCGGCCGCTACTTCATGGAGCGCGTCATGCCAGAGACCGCGGCGCATCTCGCCCGCATCTCGACCGGCTCGGCGACCATGATGGCGCTTCCGGCGGAGGCGTTCTGA
- a CDS encoding SEL1-like repeat protein — protein MNNKRSYLDSLNDGRQRRQHASLEELNRSLENLEARLDRTREETAEPQRPSMRQAPATGYVPRGEFGRTKPYERPYHAIARDIDRVRGQEDGVAAVGKIAGELRALREEMRHQMTSGLQREFDQLRQDIDRANRAGAAGATGAELGLELERLSGAIHSLAERSDDKSVSMLRLELEQVRRSLTDLAREETVLSVDRRWDDFDRRWTDFADRMSANQGQRSEDPALAALAGRLEQINEAVNSLPESLSLRTIEDKVRTLAGAVDQFVRQRDSHGDEMFGLIDERLDEISRAIVASTVAAQTPHFDPAPFERIELRIAALAHQIEEITADQQPTAEIIDRLNVLSDRVDGIAARSEVPGQAVERLGRQISLIADKIERAPQAPDASLVFQGIEQRFDALADVFERRQGDAIEHGNTLFRDLERRLEDLGDRLDRQSAQPAADNRDIMEAIDARFTAFAQRLETNRPDTATEQAMRGLEARLEDISTRLEISSAQVASIDPGLIRSLEAQVSGLSEHLARPGAPLPELEDIRPRLDEIERSIMGNHQALVEAARKAAEDAVRNFTGTAPESVAVEGLAQDLKTLEALTRRSDERNGKTFEAIHDTLLKIVDRLGSIETNAPAAMPVQPKAPVETPPASVAELLTPPIAEAEPVRAVLDTPSLAPEEPAPLPEAHATFGRRGSDHAAADERTSRSPAQAAAEAAAAVAALDGVRTDKKEQAPAKGSMFGGLARAFSRKSKEQEPVSVEASEPDVVAPTAEVSLDAPLDPKIANRPLEPGSGAPDLNAIMRRVRDERGQPARGNEADAAKADFIAAARRAAQAAAAEADALKRSSDLKGPVRALRIGDLIKARRKSVLMAVGAVMLALAGMQLGKAFLSDPVETASITVAPVPAPVMPAATAPAKAIDEAAAPVRNVDKPELANTAVDEPAPDALADASDYSEPVEVALDRRSTQSILAAPAVTETIKPAIEAAAPMLQATFGPEPLRQAANAGDAKALFEIGSRYAEGRGTQADMKAASQWYEKAAELGFAPAQYRIGNMFEKGLGVDRDAAKAKTWYQLAAAQGNASAMHNLAVLFAMGADGTVDNESATRWFVSAADLGVKDSQFNLGILAAKGVGMKQNLEESYKWFALVAKQGDTDAAAKRDEIAKALNPEQLKRAKQATDLWQAKTLDPASNSVDVPAAWQDAPTAVDMKKAIHNVQAILTKNGYDTGKPDGMMGQKTKDAIAAFQKDNGMAPTGDVDTALVEALIARK, from the coding sequence ATGAACAACAAGCGGTCTTATCTCGACAGCCTCAATGACGGCAGGCAGCGCCGCCAGCATGCCTCGCTCGAGGAGCTCAATCGCTCGCTCGAAAACCTCGAGGCGCGGCTGGACCGGACACGCGAGGAAACCGCCGAACCGCAGCGGCCCTCAATGCGCCAGGCGCCGGCGACAGGCTACGTGCCGCGTGGCGAATTTGGCCGTACCAAGCCTTATGAGCGCCCTTATCACGCCATCGCCCGCGACATCGACCGCGTCCGCGGCCAGGAGGACGGCGTCGCCGCCGTCGGCAAGATCGCCGGCGAACTGCGCGCGTTGCGCGAAGAGATGCGCCACCAGATGACATCGGGCCTACAGCGCGAATTCGACCAGCTGCGCCAGGACATCGACCGCGCCAACCGCGCAGGCGCAGCTGGCGCCACCGGCGCCGAACTCGGGCTCGAACTGGAGCGCCTGTCGGGCGCCATCCATTCGCTCGCCGAACGCAGCGACGACAAGAGCGTCAGCATGCTGCGCCTCGAACTCGAACAGGTCCGTCGTTCGCTGACCGACCTGGCGCGCGAAGAGACGGTGCTGTCGGTCGATCGCCGCTGGGACGACTTTGACCGGCGCTGGACCGATTTCGCCGACCGCATGTCGGCCAATCAGGGTCAGCGCAGCGAAGACCCGGCACTCGCGGCGCTTGCCGGCCGGCTCGAACAGATCAATGAGGCCGTCAACAGCCTGCCGGAATCGCTGTCGCTGCGCACCATCGAGGACAAGGTCCGCACGCTTGCCGGCGCCGTCGACCAGTTCGTGCGCCAGCGCGACAGTCATGGCGACGAGATGTTCGGCCTGATCGACGAGCGCCTCGACGAGATTTCGCGCGCCATCGTCGCCTCGACGGTCGCAGCCCAGACACCACATTTCGACCCCGCGCCGTTCGAACGCATCGAGCTGCGCATCGCCGCCCTCGCCCACCAGATCGAGGAAATCACCGCTGACCAGCAGCCGACAGCCGAGATCATCGACCGGCTCAATGTCCTGTCTGATCGCGTCGACGGCATCGCTGCCCGCAGCGAAGTTCCAGGACAGGCCGTCGAGCGCCTGGGCCGCCAGATCTCGCTGATCGCCGACAAGATCGAACGTGCGCCTCAGGCACCCGACGCCAGCCTGGTCTTCCAGGGCATCGAGCAGCGCTTCGACGCGCTGGCCGACGTGTTCGAGCGCCGCCAGGGCGACGCCATCGAGCATGGCAACACGTTGTTCCGCGACCTTGAACGCCGCCTCGAAGACCTCGGCGACCGGCTCGACCGCCAGTCGGCGCAGCCGGCGGCCGACAACCGCGACATCATGGAGGCCATCGACGCGCGCTTCACGGCCTTCGCCCAGCGCCTCGAAACCAACCGCCCTGACACCGCCACCGAACAGGCAATGCGTGGTCTCGAGGCCCGCCTCGAAGACATCTCGACCCGGCTCGAAATCTCCTCGGCGCAGGTGGCCAGCATCGATCCCGGCCTGATCCGCAGCCTCGAGGCGCAGGTCAGCGGACTGTCGGAACACCTTGCCCGCCCTGGCGCGCCGCTGCCGGAGCTCGAAGACATCCGTCCACGCCTCGACGAGATCGAGCGCTCGATCATGGGCAACCATCAAGCCCTGGTCGAAGCCGCCCGCAAGGCGGCCGAGGATGCCGTACGCAACTTCACCGGTACCGCACCCGAATCCGTCGCGGTCGAAGGGCTGGCGCAGGATCTCAAGACACTGGAAGCGCTGACCCGCCGCTCCGACGAGCGCAACGGCAAGACCTTCGAGGCCATCCACGACACGCTGCTCAAGATCGTCGATCGTCTCGGCTCGATCGAAACCAACGCCCCTGCCGCGATGCCGGTCCAGCCCAAGGCGCCGGTCGAGACGCCTCCGGCATCCGTCGCCGAGCTCCTGACCCCGCCGATTGCCGAGGCAGAGCCTGTGCGCGCCGTGCTCGATACCCCGTCGCTCGCCCCCGAGGAGCCGGCGCCGCTTCCCGAGGCCCATGCCACCTTCGGCCGTCGCGGCTCCGATCACGCCGCCGCCGATGAGCGGACGTCGCGCAGCCCGGCCCAGGCCGCAGCGGAAGCCGCGGCAGCCGTTGCCGCACTCGACGGCGTGCGCACCGACAAGAAGGAACAGGCGCCCGCTAAGGGGTCGATGTTCGGCGGTCTCGCCCGCGCCTTCTCGCGCAAGTCCAAGGAACAGGAGCCGGTATCAGTCGAAGCGTCCGAGCCGGATGTCGTGGCCCCGACAGCCGAGGTTTCGCTCGATGCGCCGCTCGATCCCAAGATCGCCAACCGTCCGCTCGAACCCGGCTCGGGCGCGCCTGACCTCAACGCCATCATGCGCCGCGTCCGCGACGAACGCGGCCAGCCGGCGCGCGGCAACGAGGCTGACGCAGCCAAGGCGGACTTCATCGCCGCCGCCCGCCGCGCCGCCCAGGCAGCCGCCGCCGAGGCTGACGCGCTGAAGCGCAGCTCCGACCTCAAGGGTCCGGTGCGCGCGCTGCGCATCGGCGACCTGATCAAGGCCCGGCGCAAGTCGGTGCTGATGGCCGTCGGCGCCGTCATGCTGGCGCTTGCCGGCATGCAGCTCGGCAAGGCGTTCCTCAGCGATCCGGTCGAAACCGCAAGCATCACGGTTGCCCCGGTACCGGCTCCCGTCATGCCCGCGGCGACCGCCCCGGCAAAGGCCATCGACGAGGCCGCGGCTCCGGTCCGCAACGTCGACAAGCCGGAACTGGCAAACACGGCTGTCGACGAGCCGGCGCCTGACGCACTGGCCGATGCCAGCGACTATTCCGAGCCGGTCGAGGTCGCGCTTGACCGTCGCAGCACGCAGTCGATCCTGGCAGCCCCTGCCGTGACCGAAACCATCAAGCCCGCTATCGAAGCTGCAGCACCCATGCTGCAGGCGACCTTCGGACCGGAGCCGCTGCGCCAGGCGGCGAACGCGGGCGACGCCAAGGCGCTGTTCGAGATCGGCTCGCGCTACGCCGAAGGACGCGGCACCCAGGCCGACATGAAGGCCGCTTCGCAGTGGTACGAGAAGGCTGCCGAACTCGGCTTTGCGCCAGCGCAGTACCGGATCGGCAACATGTTCGAGAAAGGGCTGGGCGTCGATCGCGATGCCGCCAAGGCCAAGACCTGGTACCAGCTCGCCGCCGCACAGGGCAACGCCAGCGCCATGCACAATCTGGCGGTGTTGTTTGCCATGGGCGCAGACGGCACTGTCGACAACGAGTCCGCCACACGCTGGTTCGTCAGCGCGGCCGATCTCGGCGTCAAGGACAGCCAGTTCAACCTGGGCATCCTCGCCGCCAAGGGCGTCGGCATGAAGCAGAATCTGGAAGAGTCCTACAAGTGGTTCGCACTTGTCGCCAAGCAGGGCGACACCGACGCAGCCGCCAAGCGCGACGAGATTGCCAAAGCGCTCAACCCCGAGCAGCTGAAGCGCGCCAAGCAGGCCACCGACCTGTGGCAGGCCAAGACACTCGACCCCGCATCCAATTCGGTCGACGTGCCCGCCGCCTGGCAGGACGCGCCCACCGCCGTCGACATGAAGAAGGCGATCCACAACGTCCAGGCCATCCTGACCAAGAACGGCTACGACACCGGCAAGCCCGACGGCATGATGGGCCAGAAGACCAAGGACGCCATCGCCGCCTTCCAGAAGGACAATGGCATGGCGCCCACCGGCGATGTCGACACCGCCCTGGTCGAGGCACTGATCGCCCGCAAATGA
- a CDS encoding TIGR02186 family protein codes for MRRLAALAAATLLVVLPATAQDAVPLPEGIQIGLSTDRVAITADFSGADLTIFGALENPDPLVSRQGRYDVIVVLEGPARQVVVRRKDRILGMWINTRSETFVNVPVSYSMATTRPPQDVTTPDSYRQLSLGPANIYLEPEEKRASPLTIQEFTDALRERKEGLGLYSDNIGGVQFLSANLFRATLHLAPNVPVGTHKARAFLFRNGLFIKETSTQLAIVKSGFEQTIFRFASDHGFGYGLFAIGLAMFTGWLGRIIFRKD; via the coding sequence GTGAGGCGCCTGGCTGCCCTTGCCGCGGCAACCCTGTTGGTCGTCCTGCCCGCAACGGCGCAAGACGCGGTGCCGCTGCCCGAAGGCATCCAGATCGGCCTGTCCACCGACCGCGTCGCCATCACTGCCGACTTCTCCGGCGCCGACCTCACCATCTTCGGCGCGCTCGAAAATCCCGACCCGCTGGTCAGCCGCCAGGGCCGCTACGACGTCATCGTCGTGCTCGAAGGTCCGGCCCGCCAGGTCGTCGTGCGCCGCAAGGACCGCATCCTCGGCATGTGGATCAACACCCGCTCGGAAACCTTCGTCAACGTGCCGGTGTCCTATTCCATGGCCACCACCCGGCCACCGCAGGACGTCACCACCCCCGACAGCTACCGGCAGCTGTCGCTCGGTCCGGCCAACATCTATCTCGAACCCGAGGAGAAGCGCGCCAGCCCGCTGACCATCCAGGAATTCACCGACGCGCTGCGCGAGCGAAAGGAAGGGCTGGGCCTCTACTCCGACAACATCGGCGGCGTCCAGTTCCTGTCGGCCAACCTGTTCCGCGCCACCCTGCACCTCGCCCCCAACGTGCCCGTCGGCACCCACAAGGCGCGCGCCTTCCTGTTCCGCAACGGCCTGTTCATCAAGGAAACCTCGACCCAGCTCGCCATCGTCAAGTCCGGCTTCGAGCAGACCATCTTCCGCTTCGCCTCCGACCACGGCTTCGGCTACGGCCTCTTTGCCATCGGGCTGGCAATGTTCACCGGATGGCTCGGAAGGATCATCTTCAGGAAGGATTAA
- the pdeM gene encoding ligase-associated DNA damage response endonuclease PdeM: MNIAARDLTREGCETIAIAGVRAACDWRGVVNFPELDLLVVSDLHLEKGSSHARRGRLIPPYDTAATLQRLAEVVEDYAPRIIVSLGDSFHDGEGAARLPEPFRDSLTAMMKGRNWFWIAGNHDPDAPADLPGETVEELAVSGLVFRHEPSKGHAAGEIAGHLHPCARIVQRGRSVRRRCFASDGERLVMPAFGAFTGSLNVLDRAYRGMFRDGAPTAYMIGTSRVYPIAGSLLRPG, translated from the coding sequence ATGAACATAGCCGCGCGCGATCTGACCAGGGAAGGCTGCGAGACCATCGCCATCGCTGGCGTGCGCGCCGCTTGTGACTGGCGCGGCGTGGTGAATTTCCCAGAACTCGACCTGCTCGTCGTCTCCGACCTGCACCTGGAGAAAGGCTCGTCGCACGCCCGCCGTGGTCGGCTGATCCCGCCCTACGACACGGCAGCGACGCTGCAGCGCCTGGCCGAGGTGGTCGAGGACTACGCGCCGCGCATCATCGTCAGCCTCGGCGACAGTTTTCACGACGGTGAGGGTGCAGCGCGCTTGCCCGAGCCGTTTCGCGACAGCCTGACGGCGATGATGAAGGGCCGGAACTGGTTCTGGATCGCGGGCAACCACGATCCCGACGCGCCGGCCGATTTGCCCGGCGAGACGGTCGAGGAACTGGCGGTCTCAGGCCTGGTTTTTCGCCACGAGCCGTCGAAGGGCCACGCCGCGGGCGAGATTGCGGGGCACTTGCATCCTTGCGCGCGCATCGTCCAGCGCGGCCGCTCGGTCCGCCGCCGCTGTTTTGCCAGCGATGGCGAACGGTTGGTGATGCCGGCCTTCGGCGCCTTCACCGGTTCGCTCAACGTGCTCGACCGGGCCTATCGCGGCATGTTCCGCGATGGCGCGCCAACCGCGTATATGATCGGGACGAGCCGGGTGTACCCGATTGCCGGGTCGCTGCTCAGGCCGGGGTGA
- a CDS encoding ligase-associated DNA damage response DEXH box helicase produces MLPEPFVRWFAERGWSPRAHQLDLLASAQQGNSVLLIAPTGAGKTLAGFLPALANLAMRPKKRPGEPQRGVHTLYISPLKALAVDIERNLGKPVDEMNLPITMETRTGDTPQHKRARQKLSPPDILLTTPEQLALLIASPDADRFFNGLRYLVLDELHSLVTSKRGHLLSLGLARLRAFVPDLQTIGLSATVADPDELRRWLVRQHPPGEMADLITVSGGARPEITILDSEERVPWSGHSARYAIPDVYDAIRRHRTTLLFVNTRSQAELLFQELWRVNDDNLPIALHHGSLDVGQRRKVEKAMADNVLRAVVATSTLDLGIDWGDVDLVVHVGAPKGASRLAQRIGRANHRMDEPSRAILVPANRFEVLECRAALEANYLGAQDTPPLIDGALDVLAQHVLGCACGAPFDADELYAEVTGAAPYAGLDRDSFDRVVDFVATGGYALRSYERYARIRKTKDGKWRVSNPRIAQQYRLNVGTIIEAPMLNVRYTRAKGKSGAGTAAALTLRGGPVLGKIEEYFVETLSIGDMFMFAGKVLRFEGIRENECYVSTGGSGNVLVPSYAGGKFPLSTYLADQVRGMLADPARWKALPEQVADWLRIQQEKSVLPRKEDLLVETFPRGERFYMVAYPFEGRLAHQTLGMLLTRRLERMGARPLGFVATDYSLAIWALGNLGAMFKAKKPSLAELFDEDMLGDDLEAWLADSWLLKRTFRNCAVISGLIEKRFPGQEKNGRQVTVSADLIYDVLRSHEPDHILLKATRADAASGLLDVRRLAEMLSRIRGRIVHKMLDQISPLAVPVMLEIGKEPVNGEAHDSLLLEAADLIEEAMGSA; encoded by the coding sequence ATGCTGCCGGAACCATTCGTGCGATGGTTCGCTGAGCGCGGCTGGTCGCCGCGTGCCCATCAGCTCGACCTGCTCGCCAGCGCCCAGCAGGGCAATTCGGTGCTGCTGATCGCGCCGACTGGCGCGGGCAAGACGCTGGCCGGGTTCCTGCCGGCGCTGGCCAATCTGGCGATGCGGCCGAAGAAACGTCCCGGCGAGCCGCAGCGCGGCGTGCATACGCTGTACATTTCTCCGCTCAAGGCACTCGCCGTCGACATCGAGCGCAATCTCGGCAAGCCGGTCGACGAAATGAACCTGCCGATCACGATGGAGACGCGCACCGGCGACACGCCGCAGCACAAGCGCGCTCGCCAGAAGCTGTCGCCGCCCGATATCCTTTTGACGACACCGGAGCAGCTGGCGCTGCTGATCGCTTCGCCCGACGCTGACCGCTTCTTCAACGGCCTGCGTTATCTCGTGCTTGACGAGCTGCATTCGTTGGTGACCTCCAAGCGTGGGCACCTGCTGTCGCTCGGGCTGGCGCGCCTCAGGGCCTTCGTGCCCGACCTGCAGACGATCGGGCTGTCGGCGACGGTGGCCGATCCGGACGAGCTCCGGCGCTGGCTGGTGCGGCAGCACCCGCCAGGCGAGATGGCTGACCTCATCACTGTCTCAGGCGGCGCCAGGCCCGAGATCACAATCCTCGATTCCGAGGAACGCGTGCCGTGGTCGGGGCATTCGGCGCGTTATGCCATCCCCGATGTCTATGACGCGATCCGCCGGCACCGGACGACGCTGTTGTTCGTCAACACCCGCAGCCAGGCCGAGCTTTTGTTCCAGGAACTTTGGCGCGTCAACGACGACAATCTGCCGATCGCTCTGCATCACGGCTCTCTCGACGTCGGCCAGCGCCGCAAGGTCGAGAAGGCGATGGCCGACAATGTGTTGCGCGCCGTCGTCGCCACCTCGACGCTCGATCTCGGCATCGATTGGGGTGACGTCGACCTGGTCGTCCATGTCGGCGCACCCAAGGGTGCGAGCCGTCTGGCCCAGCGCATCGGCCGCGCCAACCACCGGATGGACGAACCCAGCCGGGCGATCCTGGTGCCCGCCAACCGCTTCGAGGTACTGGAGTGCCGGGCGGCCCTCGAGGCCAATTATCTCGGCGCGCAGGACACACCGCCGCTGATCGACGGCGCGCTCGACGTGCTGGCGCAGCATGTGCTGGGCTGCGCCTGTGGCGCACCCTTTGACGCCGACGAGCTTTATGCCGAGGTGACGGGCGCCGCCCCCTATGCCGGGCTCGACCGCGACAGCTTCGACCGTGTCGTCGATTTCGTCGCCACCGGCGGTTACGCGCTGCGCAGCTACGAACGTTACGCCCGCATTCGCAAGACCAAGGACGGCAAGTGGCGAGTGTCCAATCCGCGCATCGCCCAGCAATACAGGTTGAATGTCGGAACAATCATCGAAGCGCCGATGCTGAACGTGCGCTACACCCGCGCCAAGGGCAAATCGGGCGCGGGCACCGCAGCCGCGCTGACGCTGCGCGGCGGGCCGGTGCTCGGCAAGATCGAGGAGTACTTCGTCGAGACCTTGTCGATCGGCGACATGTTCATGTTCGCCGGCAAGGTGCTGCGCTTCGAGGGCATCCGCGAGAACGAGTGTTATGTGTCGACGGGCGGCAGCGGCAACGTGCTGGTGCCGTCATATGCCGGCGGCAAGTTCCCGCTGTCGACCTATCTCGCCGACCAGGTGCGCGGCATGCTGGCCGACCCCGCGCGCTGGAAGGCGCTGCCGGAGCAGGTGGCTGACTGGCTGCGCATCCAGCAGGAGAAGTCGGTGCTGCCGCGCAAGGAGGATCTCCTCGTCGAGACTTTCCCACGCGGCGAACGCTTCTACATGGTGGCCTATCCCTTCGAGGGCCGTCTGGCACACCAGACGCTCGGCATGCTGTTGACCCGCCGGCTGGAGCGCATGGGCGCGCGGCCGCTGGGCTTCGTCGCCACCGACTACTCTCTGGCCATCTGGGCGCTTGGCAATCTGGGCGCGATGTTCAAGGCCAAAAAACCGTCGCTGGCCGAGCTGTTCGATGAGGACATGCTGGGCGATGATCTTGAGGCCTGGCTCGCCGACAGCTGGCTGCTCAAGCGGACCTTTCGCAATTGCGCCGTGATTTCGGGGCTGATCGAGAAGCGTTTCCCCGGCCAGGAAAAGAACGGACGCCAGGTGACGGTTTCGGCCGACCTCATTTACGACGTCTTGCGCAGCCATGAGCCCGACCACATCCTGCTCAAGGCGACACGGGCGGATGCCGCGAGCGGGCTGCTCGATGTCAGGAGACTGGCTGAGATGCTCTCGCGCATCCGCGGGCGAATCGTGCACAAGATGCTCGACCAGATTTCGCCGCTGGCGGTGCCTGTCATGCTCGAGATCGGCAAGGAGCCGGTCAATGGCGAGGCGCACGACTCCCTGCTGCTCGAGGCAGCGGACCTGATCGAAGAGGCGATGGGAAGCGCATGA